In a single window of the Chondrocystis sp. NIES-4102 genome:
- the tal gene encoding transaldolase, whose protein sequence is MTNKNSLLEINNYGQSVWMDNLSRSLIESGELEQQIENYGLKGITSNPAIFEKAIAGNQVYDADIEAAIKANKPVSEIYETLIFKDIQDTCDRFKIIYEQTGGLDGYVSIEVSPHLARDTEGTIEEALRYYRAIERENVMIKIPGTPEGFAAMERVITEGINVNITLLFSVKSYEQAAWAYIRALEARVNKDEPIDKIASVASFFLSRIDTKIDDCIDEKLKNIGTETLNQEVRLRQVQGKVAIANAKLAYQKFKEIINTDRWKALAEKGANVQRLLWASTSTKNPEYNDVMYVNELVGEDTVITLPLNTLDACADHCDITANSIKTDVEKAKQLIASLQEPDFNIDLNKVMEELLEEGIDKFIQPFDSLQQTLEDKVKQLATV, encoded by the coding sequence ATGACTAATAAAAATTCACTTTTAGAAATTAATAATTACGGACAAAGTGTCTGGATGGATAACCTCAGTCGCAGTCTGATTGAGTCGGGTGAATTAGAACAGCAGATCGAAAATTACGGATTAAAGGGTATTACTTCTAACCCTGCTATTTTTGAAAAAGCCATTGCTGGCAATCAAGTTTATGATGCTGACATCGAAGCAGCAATTAAAGCAAACAAACCAGTGAGTGAAATTTATGAGACGCTGATTTTTAAAGATATTCAAGATACCTGCGATCGCTTTAAAATAATTTACGAACAAACTGGCGGATTAGACGGCTATGTCAGCATTGAGGTTTCACCGCACCTAGCAAGAGACACCGAAGGCACGATAGAAGAAGCATTACGCTACTATCGGGCGATCGAGCGTGAAAACGTCATGATTAAAATTCCTGGTACACCTGAAGGTTTTGCTGCTATGGAACGAGTAATTACTGAAGGAATTAACGTTAACATTACCCTATTATTTTCAGTAAAAAGTTATGAACAAGCAGCTTGGGCATATATTCGCGCTTTGGAGGCGAGAGTAAACAAAGATGAACCAATCGATAAAATTGCTTCTGTTGCCAGTTTCTTTCTTAGTCGCATCGATACCAAAATCGACGATTGCATTGATGAAAAACTTAAGAACATCGGTACAGAAACCTTAAACCAAGAAGTCCGTCTGCGCCAGGTTCAGGGTAAAGTAGCGATCGCTAATGCTAAGTTAGCCTATCAAAAATTCAAGGAGATTATTAATACTGATCGCTGGAAAGCTTTAGCAGAAAAAGGTGCAAATGTCCAAAGACTATTGTGGGCAAGTACCAGTACCAAAAATCCCGAATATAATGACGTGATGTATGTTAACGAATTAGTTGGGGAAGATACGGTAATTACTCTACCGCTAAACACATTAGATGCCTGTGCCGACCATTGTGACATTACCGCTAATTCGATTAAGACTGATGTTGAGAAGGCTAAACAACTTATAGCTAGTCTCCAAGAACCAGATTTTAATATCGATCTCAATAAAGTAATGGAAGAACTATTAGAGGAGGGAATTGATAAATTTATTCAACCCTTTGATTCTCTTCAGCAAACATTAGAAGATAAAGTCAAACAGCTTGCTACGGTATAA